The following are encoded together in the Cyanobacterium aponinum PCC 10605 genome:
- the hisIE gene encoding bifunctional phosphoribosyl-AMP cyclohydrolase/phosphoribosyl-ATP diphosphatase HisIE produces the protein MSINPSIPLSQSIPVDKIQYNEQGLVPAITQDYLDGTVLMMAWMNKESLRKTLETGEAWYWSRSRQELWHKGATSGHIQKVKTIRYDCDSDALLLTIEQVGDVACHTGERSCFHQIDHSKSAPSADTLTELFKIICDRKEHPVEGSYTCKLYEGGDNKILKKIGEESAEVVMACKDNDPDEIVAEVADLFYHTLVALAYHKVNLRDVYKKLQERRR, from the coding sequence ATGTCTATTAATCCTTCAATTCCCCTCAGTCAATCAATCCCTGTGGATAAAATTCAATATAATGAGCAAGGATTAGTACCAGCTATTACCCAAGATTATCTTGATGGTACAGTGTTAATGATGGCGTGGATGAATAAGGAATCTCTACGTAAAACCCTTGAGACAGGAGAAGCATGGTATTGGAGTCGTTCTCGTCAAGAATTATGGCACAAAGGAGCTACTTCTGGGCATATTCAAAAAGTGAAAACAATCCGTTACGATTGTGATAGTGATGCCCTTTTACTTACCATTGAGCAGGTTGGTGATGTTGCCTGTCATACAGGAGAAAGAAGTTGTTTTCATCAAATTGATCATTCCAAGTCTGCCCCATCTGCGGATACTTTAACAGAATTGTTTAAAATAATATGCGATCGCAAAGAACACCCCGTTGAAGGTTCTTACACCTGTAAATTGTACGAAGGGGGAGATAACAAAATTCTCAAAAAGATTGGCGAAGAAAGTGCCGAGGTTGTTATGGCTTGTAAAGATAATGACCCCGATGAAATTGTCGCTGAAGTTGCTGATCTATTTTATCATACCCTTGTTGCTTTAGCTTACCATAAGGTTAACTTACGGGATGTTTACAAAAAATTGCAAGAAAGAAGAAGATAA